One region of Haloterrigena salifodinae genomic DNA includes:
- a CDS encoding amidohydrolase family protein, protein MLDTHTHAWAQPNRNHPWVNGPLVETVDEFSVDAVYTAEKLLEDMDSVGIDEAVVVGYPICEWTDNWYTVRCVEEHDDLTGIVMLDPFADDAAGRLREAMAVDGVLGFRLGTICPYDRMWEMFDPTVSWLRDAIDETEFWAAARETDALVQILAHVDQLEQVLDLVETYPELSYALDHFCHAGPDVPPGKALAALEPLAGDEYDVAVKISEVVHRSEKEFPYRDMHDHVRWLLETFGRERVVWGSDFPNVSDEASYAESLEWLQHVDCLSKNDRKWLTERSIRELYGI, encoded by the coding sequence GTGCTTGACACGCATACTCACGCCTGGGCGCAACCGAACCGGAACCACCCCTGGGTCAACGGCCCGCTCGTCGAGACCGTCGACGAGTTTTCCGTCGACGCGGTCTACACCGCGGAGAAACTCCTCGAAGACATGGATTCCGTCGGTATCGATGAGGCGGTGGTCGTCGGCTACCCGATTTGCGAGTGGACTGACAACTGGTACACCGTCCGGTGCGTCGAGGAGCACGACGACCTCACCGGGATCGTGATGCTCGACCCATTCGCCGACGACGCGGCCGGCCGACTGCGTGAGGCGATGGCCGTCGACGGCGTGCTCGGCTTCCGGCTGGGCACGATCTGCCCGTACGACCGCATGTGGGAGATGTTCGATCCGACGGTGAGCTGGCTGCGCGACGCGATCGACGAGACCGAGTTCTGGGCGGCCGCTCGCGAGACCGACGCACTGGTCCAAATTCTGGCCCACGTGGACCAGCTCGAGCAGGTGCTCGACCTCGTTGAAACCTATCCCGAGCTCTCCTACGCGCTCGATCACTTCTGTCACGCCGGTCCCGACGTCCCGCCCGGCAAAGCGCTCGCCGCGCTCGAGCCCCTCGCCGGCGACGAGTACGACGTTGCCGTGAAAATCTCCGAGGTCGTCCACCGCTCCGAGAAGGAGTTCCCCTACCGCGATATGCACGACCACGTCCGCTGGCTGCTCGAGACCTTCGGGCGCGAGCGGGTCGTCTGGGGCTCGGACTTCCCGAACGTCAGCGATGAGGCGAGCTACGCGGAGAGTCTCGAGTGGCTCCAGCACGTCGACTGTCTCTCGAAGAACGACCGCAAGTGGCTCACCGAACGATCGATTCGGGAGTTGTACGGAATCTGA
- a CDS encoding fumarylacetoacetate hydrolase family protein — translation MQFVRFATDGGVRWGVSVDDRTYALDRFGAPSLEDLATPGYRRRVRRAVETGELPEIDDPDDEDRLVPIPSVEQIICVGLNYYDHAEEQDEEIPDTPMLFAKSPGSVTGPDAPIVHPEDVEQVDYEVELGVVIGRTACDVSADEAEEYVAGYTVVNDVSARDAQFEDGQFFRGKSYDTFAPMGPALTAPDAIDANDAEVELRVNGEVKQESSTAEFIFDVGDTIEFLSHRMTLQPGTVISTGTPGGVGIFREPPELLSPGDTVEAEVEGIGTLENHVVEQ, via the coding sequence ATGCAATTCGTTCGATTCGCGACCGATGGCGGCGTCCGCTGGGGCGTTTCCGTCGACGACCGGACCTACGCGCTGGACCGCTTCGGAGCACCGTCACTCGAGGACCTCGCCACGCCCGGCTACCGTCGCCGCGTCCGGCGCGCCGTTGAGACCGGGGAACTCCCGGAAATCGACGACCCCGACGACGAGGACCGGCTGGTGCCGATCCCGTCGGTCGAGCAGATCATCTGCGTCGGCCTGAACTACTACGACCACGCCGAAGAGCAGGACGAAGAGATCCCCGACACCCCGATGCTGTTCGCGAAATCGCCCGGAAGCGTCACTGGGCCCGACGCGCCGATCGTCCACCCCGAGGACGTCGAGCAGGTCGACTACGAGGTTGAACTCGGCGTCGTCATCGGCCGAACCGCCTGCGACGTCTCGGCCGACGAGGCCGAGGAGTACGTCGCCGGCTACACGGTCGTCAACGACGTCAGCGCGCGCGACGCCCAGTTCGAAGACGGCCAGTTCTTCCGGGGCAAGAGCTACGACACGTTCGCGCCGATGGGGCCGGCTCTGACCGCGCCCGACGCGATCGATGCCAACGACGCCGAGGTCGAACTCCGGGTCAACGGCGAGGTGAAACAGGAGTCCTCGACGGCGGAGTTCATCTTCGACGTTGGCGACACCATCGAGTTCCTCAGCCACCGAATGACGCTCCAGCCCGGCACCGTCATCTCGACCGGTACTCCGGGCGGCGTCGGCATCTTCCGCGAGCCGCCGGAACTGCTCTCGCCCGGCGACACGGTCGAGGCCGAGGTCGAGGGGATCGGCACGCTCGAGAATCACGTCGTCGAACAGTAG
- a CDS encoding LUD domain-containing protein, whose protein sequence is MATDRSRTADRIRRIMAAEGDSVERNTRGFNEGRYDSVDRLEEYDAYKDRARAIKEDAIERLPELIERVRETVEENGGTVYLADDAADANRYVRELARERAAETVVKSKSMTTEEIDLNEALDAEGCDVWETDLGEFVLQVADEAPSHLVAPAIHQSREEIAALFNEYFDPDMELETAEELTAFAREYLGDRIENADIGVTGANFVTADTGTMALVTSEGNARKTVAVPDTHVAVAGVEKIVPTFEDLQPFVELIARSGTGQDITSYVSLFSPPVATPPVDFDDDGPIADDPADRDFHLVLLDNGRMDMREDDQLRETLYCIRCGACSNSCANFQSVGGHAFGGETYSGGIATGWEAGVHGRESADDFNDLCTGCSRCVNQCPVKIDIPWINTVVRDRRNRGAEDGQLDFLVEGLTPDEEPAGMDLQKRFFGNFATLAKLGSATAPVSNWVADTLPSRLAMERVLGVDRRRDLPEFERETFVEWFRNRDVPRPVDADYHAVVYPDLYTNYIRTDRGKATVRTLEALGVAVEVPEVASSGRAPLSQGMIATAEDHAREVSANLEPYLEAGYDVVAVEPSDLAMFRGEYERLLDERRSETIAERSYEVFEYVYGLLENGVDPASLSGADDAGGAGSALAYHSHCQQRTLELEAYTTDVLERLGYDVVTSDVECCGMAGSFGYKSEYYELSVDVGERLKEQFEMPEAADRTVVASGTSCLEQLDGLLARRPRHPISLVAPDGSE, encoded by the coding sequence ATGGCGACCGACCGCTCTCGAACGGCCGATCGGATCCGGCGGATCATGGCCGCGGAAGGCGACAGCGTCGAGCGCAACACCCGCGGGTTCAATGAGGGCCGGTACGACTCCGTCGACCGGCTCGAGGAGTACGACGCGTACAAGGATCGGGCGCGGGCGATCAAGGAGGACGCGATCGAGCGCCTCCCCGAACTGATCGAGCGGGTGCGCGAGACGGTCGAGGAAAACGGTGGGACCGTCTACCTCGCCGACGACGCCGCCGACGCGAACCGGTACGTCCGCGAACTCGCCCGTGAACGGGCGGCCGAGACCGTCGTCAAGTCCAAGTCGATGACGACCGAGGAGATCGATTTGAACGAGGCCCTCGACGCCGAGGGCTGTGACGTCTGGGAGACCGACCTCGGCGAGTTCGTTCTGCAGGTTGCCGACGAGGCGCCCAGTCATCTCGTCGCGCCGGCGATCCACCAGTCGCGCGAGGAGATCGCCGCCCTGTTCAACGAGTACTTCGACCCGGATATGGAACTCGAGACGGCCGAAGAGTTGACCGCGTTCGCACGGGAGTACCTCGGCGACCGGATCGAGAACGCGGACATCGGCGTCACCGGCGCCAACTTCGTGACCGCGGACACGGGGACGATGGCGCTGGTCACCAGCGAGGGGAACGCCCGCAAGACCGTCGCCGTGCCCGACACCCACGTCGCGGTGGCGGGCGTCGAGAAGATCGTGCCGACGTTCGAGGACCTCCAGCCGTTCGTCGAATTGATCGCGCGCTCGGGGACGGGTCAGGACATCACCTCCTACGTCTCGCTGTTCTCGCCGCCGGTCGCGACGCCGCCGGTCGACTTCGACGACGACGGTCCGATCGCCGACGACCCGGCCGACCGAGACTTTCACCTCGTCTTGCTGGACAACGGCCGGATGGACATGCGCGAGGACGACCAGCTCCGGGAGACCCTGTACTGCATCCGCTGCGGCGCCTGCTCGAACTCGTGTGCGAACTTCCAGTCGGTCGGCGGCCACGCCTTCGGCGGCGAGACCTACTCCGGAGGCATCGCGACCGGCTGGGAGGCCGGCGTCCACGGCCGGGAGTCGGCCGACGACTTCAACGACCTCTGTACCGGCTGCTCGCGGTGTGTCAATCAGTGTCCGGTGAAGATCGATATCCCGTGGATCAACACGGTCGTCCGCGACCGGCGCAATCGCGGGGCTGAGGACGGTCAACTCGACTTTCTGGTCGAGGGACTCACGCCTGACGAAGAGCCGGCCGGGATGGACCTGCAAAAACGGTTCTTCGGTAACTTTGCGACGCTGGCCAAACTCGGCTCCGCGACCGCGCCCGTTTCGAACTGGGTCGCGGACACGCTCCCCTCGCGGCTGGCTATGGAGCGAGTACTCGGCGTCGACCGCCGCCGCGACCTGCCCGAATTCGAGCGCGAGACGTTCGTGGAGTGGTTCCGGAACCGGGACGTTCCCCGTCCCGTCGACGCCGATTACCACGCCGTCGTCTACCCCGACCTCTACACGAACTATATTCGGACCGACCGCGGGAAGGCGACGGTGCGAACGCTCGAGGCGCTGGGCGTCGCGGTCGAAGTCCCCGAGGTCGCATCCTCGGGCCGCGCGCCGCTCTCGCAGGGGATGATCGCCACCGCGGAAGACCACGCTCGCGAGGTTTCCGCGAATCTCGAGCCCTACCTCGAAGCCGGCTACGACGTCGTCGCCGTCGAGCCCAGCGACCTCGCGATGTTCCGCGGCGAGTACGAGCGCCTGCTCGACGAGCGGCGCTCCGAGACGATCGCCGAGCGCAGCTACGAGGTGTTCGAGTACGTCTACGGCCTGCTCGAGAACGGGGTCGATCCCGCGTCGCTGAGCGGCGCCGACGACGCGGGCGGCGCCGGCTCCGCCCTCGCGTACCACTCCCACTGCCAGCAGCGCACGCTCGAACTCGAGGCGTACACGACGGACGTCCTCGAACGGCTGGGGTACGATGTCGTCACCTCCGACGTCGAGTGTTGCGGGATGGCTGGGAGCTTCGGCTACAAGAGCGAGTACTACGAGTTGAGCGTGGATGTCGGCGAGCGACTGAAAGAACAGTTCGAGATGCCCGAGGCCGCCGATCGAACGGTCGTGGCCAGCGGGACGTCGTGTCTCGAGCAACTGGACGGACTGTTAGCCCGCCGACCGCGACATCCGATTTCTCTCGTTGCTCCGGACGGGTCCGAGTGA
- a CDS encoding LutC/YkgG family protein, with translation MQTQLETFETNLGSVRTGVTRTSPAAFQDVLGDVIDEPAIGAPIPFAELSLEGTGVVLEPTPDQLREATCGVTAAALGVADYGTVVLESTPAGAELAGLFPDRHVVVVRERDLVADMAAAFERLGERFRDGNDDAVLATGPSATADMGDLVHGVHGPRETHAVIVEDAAE, from the coding sequence ATGCAGACACAGCTAGAGACGTTCGAGACGAACCTCGGTAGCGTCCGGACCGGCGTTACCCGGACCTCGCCGGCCGCGTTTCAGGACGTGCTCGGTGACGTTATCGACGAGCCCGCCATCGGCGCGCCGATCCCCTTCGCGGAACTCTCGCTCGAGGGGACCGGCGTCGTCCTTGAGCCGACACCCGACCAGCTCCGCGAGGCGACCTGTGGCGTCACGGCCGCCGCGCTCGGCGTCGCCGACTACGGGACGGTCGTCCTCGAGTCAACGCCGGCGGGCGCCGAACTCGCCGGGCTCTTCCCCGACCGACACGTGGTCGTCGTCCGCGAGCGGGACCTCGTCGCCGACATGGCCGCGGCGTTCGAGCGCTTGGGCGAGCGGTTCCGCGACGGCAACGACGACGCCGTGCTCGCGACCGGTCCGAGCGCGACCGCCGACATGGGCGACCTCGTCCACGGCGTGCACGGTCCGCGAGAGACCCACGCGGTCATCGTGGAGGACGCGGCGGAATAA
- a CDS encoding IclR family transcriptional regulator translates to MSSKPRQPVQAAATTFRIIETLHELNGAGVSELADELEMPKSTVHDHLQTLNEAEYLVKRDGGYHVGARFLELGGFARSQMKLYQIATPEIEKLAEETGEHANLMIEEHGKGIFLNKAKGRDAVNLDTHIGKRVHLHTTALGKAILSKRSEAFVDEIIDRHGLPRVTEKTLTDADELKSQLAEIRERGYAIDDEERVAGMRCVAAPICDSDETPLGAISVSGPTNRFNDETFRTEIPKTVLSTANVIEVNMTYS, encoded by the coding sequence ATGTCGAGCAAACCACGCCAACCGGTGCAGGCCGCCGCGACGACGTTCAGGATCATCGAGACGCTGCACGAACTCAACGGAGCCGGCGTCTCCGAACTCGCGGACGAACTCGAGATGCCCAAAAGTACGGTCCACGACCACCTCCAGACGCTGAACGAGGCCGAGTATCTCGTTAAGCGGGACGGTGGCTATCACGTCGGGGCGCGGTTTCTCGAGTTAGGCGGGTTCGCTCGCAGTCAGATGAAACTGTACCAGATCGCCACCCCCGAAATCGAGAAGTTGGCAGAGGAAACCGGCGAACACGCGAACCTCATGATCGAGGAGCACGGCAAGGGGATCTTTCTCAACAAGGCGAAAGGACGGGACGCCGTGAACCTCGATACGCACATCGGCAAGCGCGTTCACCTCCACACCACCGCGTTAGGGAAGGCGATCCTCTCGAAACGCTCCGAAGCATTCGTCGACGAGATTATCGATCGCCACGGACTCCCCCGCGTGACCGAGAAGACGCTCACGGACGCCGACGAGCTCAAGAGCCAACTGGCGGAGATCCGCGAACGAGGGTATGCCATCGACGACGAGGAACGGGTCGCCGGAATGCGGTGTGTCGCAGCGCCGATCTGCGATAGCGACGAGACGCCCCTCGGAGCGATCAGCGTCTCGGGCCCGACGAACCGATTCAACGACGAGACGTTCAGAACCGAGATCCCGAAGACCGTTTTGAGCACCGCGAACGTCATCGAAGTGAATATGACCTACTCCTGA
- a CDS encoding ABC transporter ATP-binding protein, with the protein MMVSDPMLSMDGVSVEFTDDGGVLDLFGDSETVRAVNDVSLELGEEETLTLIGESGCGKSTLGKTAIGAQKPTSGTVSYRGQDIWEARNDSSNASIPFDEIRHSLQIIHQDPGSALNPNQRILTSLMLPLKKWYPELSREEREERIHTLFERVGMSPPSDYLNRYPHQLSGGETQRAVLVRALLLNPDLILADEAISALDVSLRVEMMDLMLELQDLFQTSYLFISHDLSNARYIAEKSGGRIAVMYLGEIVEIGTVEEIVENPQHPYTKALQWATANLYEDEDDEEFPLRKIDVPDPTNLPSGCSFHPRCPNAREVCKRQHPGRIHANGNEENFARCFRADDTHEYWNSPEIADEPPVDSP; encoded by the coding sequence CTGATGGTGTCCGACCCGATGCTCTCGATGGACGGCGTCTCCGTCGAGTTCACCGACGACGGTGGCGTGCTCGATCTCTTCGGCGACTCGGAGACGGTCCGCGCGGTCAACGACGTCTCCCTCGAGCTCGGCGAAGAGGAGACGCTCACGCTGATCGGCGAGAGCGGCTGCGGGAAATCGACGCTCGGAAAGACGGCGATCGGCGCCCAGAAGCCGACCAGCGGAACGGTCAGCTACCGCGGCCAGGACATCTGGGAGGCGCGAAACGATTCTAGTAACGCCTCGATCCCATTCGACGAGATCCGCCACTCGCTCCAGATCATCCACCAGGATCCGGGGAGCGCGCTCAACCCGAACCAGCGGATCCTCACCTCGCTGATGCTCCCGCTGAAGAAGTGGTACCCCGAACTCAGCCGCGAGGAGCGAGAGGAGCGCATCCACACGCTGTTCGAACGCGTCGGGATGTCGCCACCGAGCGATTACCTGAATCGGTACCCCCACCAGCTGAGCGGCGGGGAAACTCAGCGCGCGGTCCTCGTTCGCGCGCTGTTGTTGAATCCCGATCTGATCCTGGCCGACGAGGCCATCTCGGCGCTGGACGTCTCCCTGCGCGTCGAGATGATGGACCTCATGCTCGAGCTACAGGACCTGTTCCAGACCTCGTACCTGTTCATCTCCCACGATCTCTCGAACGCGCGGTACATCGCCGAAAAGTCCGGTGGGCGGATCGCCGTGATGTACCTCGGCGAGATCGTCGAGATCGGCACCGTCGAGGAGATCGTCGAGAACCCGCAACATCCCTACACGAAGGCGTTGCAGTGGGCGACGGCGAACCTCTACGAGGACGAGGACGACGAGGAGTTCCCCCTGCGGAAAATCGACGTCCCCGATCCGACGAACCTCCCCTCCGGCTGTAGCTTCCACCCGCGCTGTCCGAACGCTCGAGAGGTGTGTAAACGCCAGCATCCGGGGCGGATTCACGCGAACGGCAACGAAGAGAACTTCGCCCGCTGCTTCCGAGCGGACGATACCCACGAGTACTGGAATAGCCCCGAGATAGCCGACGAGCCGCCGGTTGACTCACCGTGA
- a CDS encoding ABC transporter ATP-binding protein, producing the protein MSNSDTIVEVRDLNVTFEMNRGQSRVVRDADLDVARNETLGIIGESGSGKSMLASSFLNAVVEPGVSTGEVTYHPDDGEPVSVLDLSESELNRFRWEEIAMVFQGAMSSFNPVTTIRTHFRETLQDHNRDIPAGMDRARELLESVYLDPDRILDSYAHELSGGMKQRALIALSLVLEPDVLVLDEPTAALDLLMQRSIVTLLRDLQEEYDLTLVFITHDLPLLTKLADRIAVMYAFNIVEIGTTDDLLYNASHPYTRALLDTTPDLNVPVEEMNIIEGSKPDPVDHIPGCSYHPRCPMADERCRSDDPPMMTVSNSHESACFYYDEADDAVTISAAPETRPASGQSAATDGGEN; encoded by the coding sequence ATGAGTAACTCAGACACGATCGTGGAGGTCCGCGACCTCAACGTCACGTTCGAGATGAATCGCGGGCAGTCGCGCGTCGTCCGCGACGCCGATCTCGACGTCGCTCGCAACGAGACGCTCGGCATCATCGGCGAAAGCGGGAGCGGAAAGTCCATGCTCGCCTCGTCGTTTCTCAACGCCGTCGTCGAACCCGGCGTCTCGACTGGCGAGGTCACCTACCATCCGGACGACGGCGAACCGGTCTCCGTGCTGGACCTCTCCGAATCCGAACTGAACCGGTTCCGCTGGGAGGAGATCGCCATGGTGTTCCAGGGGGCGATGAGTTCGTTCAACCCCGTCACGACGATTCGGACGCACTTCAGGGAGACCCTGCAGGACCACAACCGGGACATTCCCGCCGGCATGGATCGCGCGCGTGAACTCTTAGAGAGCGTCTACCTCGATCCGGACCGGATCCTCGACTCGTACGCCCACGAACTCTCCGGCGGGATGAAACAGCGCGCGCTCATCGCGCTCTCGCTGGTCCTCGAGCCGGACGTCCTCGTTCTCGACGAGCCGACGGCCGCGCTGGACCTGTTGATGCAGCGCTCGATCGTCACGCTCCTGCGCGACCTCCAGGAGGAGTACGATCTGACGCTCGTGTTCATCACGCACGATCTCCCGCTGTTGACCAAGCTCGCCGACCGCATCGCCGTGATGTACGCGTTCAACATCGTCGAGATCGGGACGACGGACGATCTGCTCTACAACGCGTCGCACCCGTACACGCGCGCGCTTCTCGACACGACGCCGGATCTGAACGTGCCGGTCGAGGAGATGAACATCATCGAGGGGAGCAAGCCGGATCCGGTCGACCACATTCCGGGCTGTTCGTACCACCCCCGGTGTCCGATGGCCGACGAACGATGTCGATCCGACGACCCGCCGATGATGACGGTAAGTAACTCCCACGAGTCCGCGTGTTTCTACTACGACGAGGCCGACGACGCCGTGACGATCAGCGCCGCGCCCGAGACCCGCCCGGCGAGCGGTCAAAGCGCCGCGACCGACGGGGGTGAGAACTGA
- a CDS encoding ABC transporter permease: protein MSNERPDDDLETLFDADIDREPTPRSQRLKRQFDLYVVAPARVAMTDWRAIVGTAIIAMFVLMGTVGVWLVDRPTSNVAPVLVPPFQNPNYILGTDTFGQPIGAQLIHATPDMFRMVFAGAVVSIGFAALVGVLSGFLRGSKIDTILMSITDIIITIPGLPLVIVLIAIFQPKDPYVIGVLLGLDNWPGLARTVRSQVLSIREESYVEASQIMGISTGTILRRDVLAQLMPYITVNAALASRRIIFESVGLYFLGILPFTTFNWGVMMNIAYEGNALSKPSMYHFLAFPLLTIFLMSFGLVLFSQGMDSVFNVRLRARHSSTIDDDGGPEP, encoded by the coding sequence ATGAGTAACGAACGACCCGACGACGACCTCGAGACGCTCTTCGACGCGGACATCGACCGTGAACCGACGCCGCGGTCCCAGCGGCTCAAGCGACAGTTCGACCTGTACGTCGTCGCGCCCGCCCGGGTGGCGATGACCGATTGGCGAGCCATCGTTGGGACGGCAATCATCGCGATGTTCGTCCTGATGGGGACCGTCGGCGTCTGGCTCGTCGACAGACCGACGAGTAACGTCGCGCCCGTTCTCGTACCGCCGTTCCAGAACCCCAACTACATTCTCGGGACGGACACCTTCGGCCAGCCGATCGGGGCGCAACTCATTCACGCGACGCCGGACATGTTCCGGATGGTGTTCGCCGGCGCGGTCGTGAGCATCGGGTTCGCGGCGCTGGTCGGCGTCCTCTCGGGGTTCCTCCGGGGGTCGAAGATCGACACGATTCTGATGTCGATCACCGACATCATCATCACGATCCCCGGGCTCCCGCTGGTCATCGTCCTGATCGCGATCTTCCAGCCAAAGGACCCGTACGTCATCGGCGTCCTGCTCGGACTCGACAACTGGCCCGGATTGGCAAGGACTGTGCGATCCCAGGTGCTCAGCATCAGGGAGGAGTCGTACGTGGAGGCCTCGCAGATCATGGGGATTTCGACGGGGACGATCCTCCGTCGAGACGTGCTCGCTCAGCTGATGCCCTACATCACGGTGAACGCGGCGCTGGCGTCCCGACGCATCATCTTCGAGTCCGTCGGGCTGTACTTCCTCGGGATCCTCCCGTTCACGACGTTCAACTGGGGCGTCATGATGAACATCGCGTACGAAGGGAACGCGCTGAGTAAGCCGAGCATGTACCACTTCCTCGCGTTCCCGTTACTGACGATCTTCCTGATGTCGTTCGGACTCGTGCTGTTCTCCCAGGGGATGGACAGCGTGTTCAACGTCCGACTCAGGGCGCGACACTCGTCGACGATCGATGACGACGGAGGTCCCGAACCATGA
- a CDS encoding ABC transporter permease: MQGNYLAKRIGQALLTFFATVTLTFVLYQMMPGGPEQALRNQILSQQMGSSNTINPEQIEQLVENYTNLESDAPIYVQYYQYMSSVFLEFDLGESLYSEDTVTSLLAERLPWSMLISVYAMVIGYSVSIVLGAVMAFKEKSRFDSVSSVVVIGLNSTPYYVAGILFIFFFSIRNNFFPTGGRYGLGIEPGFNLAFMQSIALYAALPILSMSVLGLGTALTMRGNSVRVLGEDYLRVAELRGLRNSRIATQYVGRNAILPMYTQFMIGIAGVLSSSVIVEEIFSYPGVGLLVYDAIQVRNYPVLMGSLIVFTLVTIVAILIADLTYGFIDPRISSGGNNE, translated from the coding sequence ATGCAAGGGAATTACCTCGCGAAGCGCATTGGACAGGCGCTACTGACGTTTTTCGCGACAGTGACGCTAACGTTCGTTCTGTACCAGATGATGCCGGGCGGCCCTGAGCAGGCGCTTCGGAATCAGATCCTCTCCCAGCAGATGGGATCGTCGAATACGATCAATCCGGAGCAAATCGAACAGCTAGTCGAGAACTACACGAATCTCGAGAGCGATGCGCCGATTTACGTGCAGTACTACCAGTACATGAGCAGCGTCTTCCTCGAGTTCGATCTCGGCGAGTCGCTCTACTCGGAGGACACCGTGACGTCGCTCCTCGCCGAGCGACTCCCGTGGTCGATGCTCATCAGCGTCTACGCGATGGTCATCGGCTACTCCGTGAGCATCGTGCTCGGCGCAGTGATGGCCTTCAAGGAGAAGTCCCGATTCGACTCGGTGTCGTCCGTCGTCGTTATCGGACTCAACTCCACGCCGTACTACGTCGCGGGGATCCTGTTCATCTTCTTCTTTAGCATTCGGAACAATTTCTTCCCGACGGGCGGCCGGTACGGCCTCGGTATCGAACCGGGATTCAACCTGGCGTTCATGCAGAGCATCGCGCTCTACGCCGCGCTCCCGATACTGTCGATGAGCGTGCTCGGACTCGGCACGGCGCTGACGATGCGAGGGAACTCCGTCCGCGTCCTCGGGGAGGACTACCTCCGCGTCGCGGAACTGCGCGGGCTGCGCAACTCCCGTATCGCGACCCAGTACGTGGGCCGAAACGCCATCCTGCCGATGTACACGCAGTTCATGATCGGCATCGCCGGCGTGCTCAGCAGCTCCGTCATCGTTGAGGAGATCTTCTCCTACCCGGGCGTGGGACTGCTGGTGTACGACGCCATCCAAGTGCGAAACTACCCCGTCCTCATGGGATCGCTCATCGTCTTCACGCTCGTGACGATCGTCGCGATCCTGATCGCGGATCTGACGTACGGCTTCATCGACCCCCGAATCTCGTCCGGAGGAAACAATGAGTAA